One Oryza brachyantha chromosome 3, ObraRS2, whole genome shotgun sequence DNA segment encodes these proteins:
- the LOC102721721 gene encoding 3-ketoacyl-CoA synthase 12-like: MELLALVTVLLLAHAVAYLAWTAAARRRQSRCYLIDYVCHKPADDRKVSTETAGAVIERSKRLGLPEYRFLLRVIVRSGIGEETYGPRNVLDGREDAPTHADALEEMEAFFGSSIDELFAKTGFGPRDVDVLVVNVSMFSPDPSLASMIVRRYGMREDVAAYSLAGMGCSAGLISLDLARNALATRPRALALVVSTESIAPNWYTGTDKSMMLANCLFRSGGSAVLVTNDPALRGRAKMELSCLVRANIAANDDAHACAIQREDADGSVGISLSKALPKAAVRAFAVNLRRLAPRVLPVTELARFSAQLIRKRLLPHAAAATTTTKNDGPKINFRTGVDHFCLHPGGTAVIEAVKRSLGLDDDDVEPARMTLHRWGNTSASSLWYVLSYMEAKGRLKRGDKVLMVTFGSGFKCNSCVWEVTGDMADKGVWADCIDAYPPENMANPYLEKYSWINDVDGDSLIL; the protein is encoded by the coding sequence ATGGAGTTGCTCGCGCTGGTGACCGTGCTCCTCCTGGCGCACGCCGTGGCGTACCTggcgtggacggcggcggcgcggcggcggcagtcgCGGTGCTACCTCATCGACTACGTGTGCCACAAGCCGGCGGACGACCGGAAGGTGAGCACGGAGACGGCCGGGGCGGTGATCGAGCGGAGCAAGCGGCTGGGCCTGCCGGAGTaccgcttcctcctccgcgTGATCGTGCGCTCCGGCATCGGCGAGGAGACGTACGGCCCGCGGAACGTGCTCGACGGCCGGGAGGACGCGCCGACGCACGCGGACGCGCTGGAGGAGATGGAGGCCTTCTTCGGGAGCTCCATCGACGAGCTGTTCGCCAAGACCGGGTTCGGGCCGCGCGACGTCGACGTGCTCGTCGTCAACGTGTCCATGTTCTCGCCGGACCCGTCGCTGGCGTCGATGATCGTGCGCCGGTACGGGATGCGGGAGGACGTGGCGGCGTACAGCCTCGCCGGGATGGGGTGCAGCGCCGGGCTGATCTCGCTGGACCTGGCGCGCAACGCGCTGGCAACGCGGCCGCGCGCCCTGGCGCTCGTCGTGTCGACGGAGTCCATCGCGCCCAACTGGTACACCGGCACCGACAAGTCCATGATGCTGGCGAACTGCCTGTTCCGCTCCGGCGGCTCCGCCGTGCTGGTCACCAACGACCCGGCGCTCCGCGGCCGCGCCAAGATGGAGCTCAGCTGCCTCGTGCGCGCCAACATCGCCGCCAACGACGACGCCCACGCCTGCGCGATCCAGCGCGAGGACGCCGACGGCAGCGTCGGGATCAGCCTCAGCAAGGCCCTCCCCAAGGCCGCCGTCCGCGCCTTCGCCGTcaacctccgccgcctcgcgccgcgcGTCCTCCCCGTCACCGAGCTCGCCCGCTTCTCCGCGCAGCTCATCCGCAAGAGGCTCctcccccacgccgccgccgctacaaCCACCACCAAGAACGACGGCCCCAAGATCAACTTCAGAACGGGCGTGGACCACTTCTGCCTCCACCCCGGCGGCACCGCCGTGATCGAGGCCGTGAAGCGCAGCCTcggcctcgacgacgacgacgtggagCCGGCGAGGATGACGCTGCACCGGTGGGGGAACACGTCGGCGAGCAGCCTCTGGTACGTGCTCTCGTACATGGAGGCGAAGGGGAGGCTGAAGCGAGGCGACAAGGTGCTCATGGTGACCTTCGGGTCCGGGTTCAAGTGCAACAGCTGCGTGTGGGAGGTCACCGGCGACATGGCCGACAAGGGAGTGTGGGCCGACTGCATCGACGCCTACCCGCCGGAGAACATGGCCAACCCTTACTTGGAGAAGTATTCATGGATCAACGACGTCGATGGAGACAGCCTCATCCTCTAG